The Rickettsia helvetica genome has a segment encoding these proteins:
- a CDS encoding NADH-ubiquinone oxidoreductase subunit NDUFA12 family protein: MSWIDKFFITFFHKKVGEDEFLNQYYESRNVDYLRRPRRFIIYKNVNEPTKIPPSWHAWLHHLVNEIPKNIQLFPWQKNRYLSKPAYREEFKGETDIREDASTGSTSKLPLEAKFGMSNNKIAKKASKTSNLKYNRWQP; the protein is encoded by the coding sequence ATGTCGTGGATAGATAAGTTTTTTATTACTTTTTTTCACAAAAAAGTAGGAGAAGATGAGTTTTTGAATCAATATTATGAAAGCCGTAATGTTGATTATTTAAGGCGTCCAAGGAGGTTTATTATTTATAAAAATGTAAATGAACCTACAAAAATTCCGCCAAGTTGGCACGCTTGGTTACATCATTTAGTAAATGAGATACCAAAAAATATTCAGCTTTTTCCGTGGCAAAAGAATAGATATCTTTCCAAACCAGCTTATAGAGAGGAATTTAAAGGAGAGACAGACATACGTGAGGATGCGAGTACTGGATCGACGTCTAAATTACCTCTAGAAGCGAAGTTTGGAATGTCTAATAATAAAATAGCTAAAAAGGCATCTAAAACATCAAATCTTAAATATAATAGATGGCAACCGTAA
- the dnaQ gene encoding DNA polymerase III subunit epsilon gives MSSLREIILDTETTGLDPRQGHRIVEIGAIEMVNKVLTGRNFHSYINPERDMPFEAYRIHGISGEFLKDKPLFHTIADDFLEFISDSKLIIHNAPFDIKFLNHELSLLKRTEIKLLELANTIDTLVMARSMFPGSKYNLDALCKRFKVDNSGRQFHGALKDAALLAEVYVELMGGRQSAFKMIDKSAGINNLTTNQVNNKTEQTTIVIKPTKEELQKHKEFLSKILIPA, from the coding sequence ATGTCGAGTTTAAGAGAAATAATTTTAGATACCGAAACTACGGGACTTGACCCACGACAAGGTCATCGAATCGTTGAGATCGGTGCTATTGAGATGGTAAATAAGGTATTAACAGGCAGGAATTTTCATTCTTATATTAATCCTGAGCGAGATATGCCGTTTGAGGCTTATAGAATTCATGGCATATCCGGCGAATTTTTAAAAGACAAACCTCTATTTCATACAATAGCCGACGATTTTTTAGAGTTTATTTCAGATAGCAAACTTATTATTCATAATGCTCCTTTCGATATTAAATTTCTAAATCACGAATTATCATTATTAAAAAGAACCGAAATTAAACTCTTGGAACTAGCAAATACTATTGATACTTTAGTGATGGCTAGAAGTATGTTTCCAGGCTCAAAATATAATCTTGATGCATTATGTAAAAGATTTAAAGTTGATAATTCAGGTAGGCAGTTTCACGGGGCTTTGAAAGATGCGGCATTACTTGCAGAAGTATATGTAGAGCTAATGGGCGGTAGACAATCCGCTTTTAAAATGATTGATAAATCTGCCGGAATAAATAATTTAACCACTAATCAAGTAAATAACAAAACAGAGCAAACGACTATCGTTATTAAACCTACAAAAGAAGAGCTGCAAAAACATAAAGAATTCCTAAGCAAGATTTTAATACCGGCTTAA
- a CDS encoding ankyrin repeat domain-containing protein, translating to MLKILEIFFENKARIKIERFKQLPPLHVAAAEGNISDVRIYLHRKCDVNKQDINGNTPLHHAYEKGNKEVIKILFQSHGIDKNIQDNKNYIPADYSTEFENKVDKLGEVIE from the coding sequence ATGTTGAAGATTTTAGAAATTTTTTTTGAAAATAAAGCAAGAATTAAAATAGAAAGGTTTAAGCAATTACCGCCTTTACATGTAGCTGCTGCAGAAGGTAATATTTCTGATGTAAGAATATATTTACATAGAAAATGTGACGTAAACAAGCAAGATATTAACGGTAACACCCCTCTGCATCATGCTTATGAAAAAGGTAATAAGGAAGTAATAAAAATACTGTTTCAATCTCATGGCATTGATAAGAATATTCAAGATAATAAAAATTATATCCCTGCAGATTATAGCACTGAATTTGAAAATAAAGTAGATAAGCTTGGAGAAGTCATAGAATAA
- a CDS encoding HigA family addiction module antitoxin codes for MKLEEEFMKPLNISQNRLARDIDVLPSRIHAIVHGKRSITADMALRLGKYFQTSAQMWINLQSHYDLELAERND; via the coding sequence ATAAAATTAGAAGAAGAATTTATGAAGCCTTTAAATATAAGTCAAAATAGATTAGCTCGTGATATTGATGTACTGCCAAGCCGTATCCATGCTATAGTACATGGCAAAAGATCAATTACTGCTGATATGGCTTTACGGCTTGGTAAATATTTTCAAACTTCGGCTCAAATGTGGATTAATCTGCAATCACATTATGACTTAGAACTTGCAGAACGTAACGATTAG
- a CDS encoding Txe/YoeB family addiction module toxin, which yields MEISFHIDAWADYLYFQKNDIKILEKINELIKDITRSPFTGIGKPEGLKYNLSGYWSRRINHEHRLIYTIKGKTVYILQCKYHY from the coding sequence ATGGAAATATCATTTCACATTGATGCATGGGCAGATTATTTGTACTTTCAAAAAAATGATATAAAAATTCTAGAAAAAATAAATGAGCTAATTAAAGATATTACACGTTCTCCCTTTACGGGAATCGGTAAGCCTGAAGGCTTAAAGTACAATTTATCAGGCTATTGGTCTCGCCGGATTAATCACGAACATAGGCTAATATATACTATTAAAGGTAAAACCGTTTATATATTACAATGTAAATATCATTATTAA
- the mlaD gene encoding outer membrane lipid asymmetry maintenance protein MlaD: MKQNIIETIIGFVVLIIALLFLIFAYKTGSSITSLKGYQVTANFQSAEGIAVGSDVMISGIKIGSVKKITLDPNSFYASVYLNINDDVKIPKDSKAQVVTSGLLGGKYISIVPGNDDENLAANEEIRYTQSTINIESLINKIVSSFGSK; this comes from the coding sequence ATGAAACAGAACATTATTGAGACAATTATTGGCTTTGTAGTATTAATTATTGCTTTGCTATTTTTGATTTTTGCCTACAAAACAGGTAGTTCTATAACTAGCTTAAAAGGTTATCAGGTAACTGCTAATTTTCAGAGTGCAGAGGGTATAGCAGTCGGAAGCGACGTAATGATCTCAGGTATAAAAATCGGTAGTGTAAAGAAAATTACTTTAGATCCAAATAGCTTTTATGCAAGTGTATATCTAAATATTAATGATGATGTTAAAATACCTAAAGATTCTAAAGCCCAAGTAGTCACCAGCGGATTACTTGGAGGTAAATATATTTCAATTGTACCGGGTAATGACGATGAAAATTTAGCGGCTAATGAAGAGATAAGATATACTCAATCAACAATTAATATTGAATCATTAATTAATAAAATTGTTTCTTCATTTGGTAGTAAGTAA
- a CDS encoding SURF1 family protein, giving the protein MTNKTNLTNFFVLITFTILISLGFWQLGRLKEKKLFLASMQANLTSPAINLAEIQDGLSYHKVKITGQFLPNKDIYLYGRRLMSSEKDGYYLVTPFKTIEDKVILVARGWFSNRNKNIITQATNDQKHEIIGVTMPSEKTRSYLPANDIKNNVWLTLDLKAASDALGLNLENFYIIEEGKDISNLDIVLPLSINHLAAIRNDHLEYALTWFGLAIALIVIYVIYRRNVIPA; this is encoded by the coding sequence ATGACTAACAAAACTAATTTAACAAATTTCTTTGTACTTATAACTTTTACAATACTTATCTCCTTAGGCTTTTGGCAGCTTGGTCGATTAAAAGAAAAGAAATTATTCTTAGCCTCAATGCAAGCTAATCTAACCTCACCTGCAATTAATTTAGCAGAAATTCAAGACGGTTTATCTTATCACAAAGTAAAAATTACCGGTCAATTTTTGCCTAATAAAGACATATATTTATATGGTAGAAGGTTAATGTCGAGTGAAAAAGACGGATATTATTTAGTGACTCCTTTTAAAACCATAGAAGATAAAGTTATTTTAGTAGCACGAGGTTGGTTTAGTAATCGCAATAAAAATATTATCACGCAGGCGACCAATGATCAAAAACATGAAATAATCGGCGTTACTATGCCATCTGAAAAAACTCGTAGCTACTTACCTGCTAATGATATAAAAAATAATGTGTGGCTAACGTTAGATTTAAAAGCAGCATCCGACGCTTTAGGGTTAAATCTAGAGAATTTTTATATTATTGAGGAAGGAAAAGATATTAGTAATCTAGATATTGTACTGCCGCTTTCGATCAATCATTTAGCAGCTATTAGAAACGACCATTTAGAATATGCCTTAACTTGGTTTGGACTTGCTATTGCCTTAATCGTAATATATGTGATTTATCGGCGTAATGTCATTCCTGCGTAG
- a CDS encoding AAA domain-containing protein, whose amino-acid sequence MLNLTKDQKLPKYIKDFCDRNIGTIHAFQGKEADTVIMLLGAQRPRDVGTRTIMTEKPNILNVGISRAKNNLYIIGNAEMWLKHKHMKEIYNMLGDKDYT is encoded by the coding sequence ATATTAAATTTAACTAAAGATCAAAAATTACCGAAATATATAAAAGATTTTTGTGATAGAAATATCGGTACTATTCACGCTTTTCAGGGGAAAGAAGCAGATACGGTTATTATGTTGCTTGGAGCTCAACGACCTAGAGATGTCGGGACTAGAACCATCATGACCGAAAAACCAAACATCTTAAACGTCGGTATTAGTAGAGCTAAAAATAACCTTTATATTATCGGGAATGCCGAGATGTGGCTAAAGCATAAACATATGAAAGAAATCTATAATATGCTTGGTGATAAAGATTATACTTAG
- the rnhA gene encoding ribonuclease HI, translating into MDSKVVIYTDGACAGNPGPGGWGALLQFNDTSKEIFGYELDTTNNRMEIMAALEALRILKKSCNVEIYTDSKYLQQGITAWIHNWVKNNWCKSNNEPVKNADLWQKLYAELSKHTIIWKWVKGHANNSGNIAADKLAAQGRETAIEILKCRG; encoded by the coding sequence ATGGATTCAAAAGTAGTTATATATACTGATGGTGCATGTGCAGGTAATCCTGGTCCCGGAGGATGGGGAGCTTTGCTTCAATTTAATGATACTAGCAAAGAAATATTTGGGTATGAGTTAGATACGACTAATAATCGTATGGAAATTATGGCAGCACTTGAAGCATTGAGGATTTTGAAAAAATCTTGTAACGTTGAGATTTATACCGATAGTAAATATTTGCAACAAGGAATTACCGCTTGGATTCATAATTGGGTAAAAAATAATTGGTGTAAAAGCAACAATGAACCCGTTAAAAATGCCGATTTATGGCAAAAATTATACGCAGAATTGAGTAAACATACTATTATTTGGAAATGGGTAAAAGGTCATGCAAATAATAGCGGTAATATTGCTGCCGATAAACTTGCAGCGCAAGGAAGAGAAACTGCTATAGAAATTTTAAAATGTCGTGGATAG
- a CDS encoding SspB family protein, producing the protein MNIEYKKFVNESILEFVKKILTKIQHENLYWDQLIYISYRTDNPAVILPSKVKQAYPKQITIVLQYQFENLIVNDTGFSLTVSFDGVKEIIYVPFDALISFVDSNNNYSLTFNQSLNIQENHQHEEEISNNKSYKTSLSPNPNVIMLDKFRNSSKPKPS; encoded by the coding sequence ATGAATATTGAATATAAAAAATTTGTGAATGAATCTATACTAGAATTTGTGAAAAAAATTCTAACAAAAATTCAGCATGAAAATTTATATTGGGATCAGTTAATATACATATCGTACAGAACCGATAACCCTGCGGTAATTTTACCTTCAAAAGTTAAACAGGCATATCCAAAACAGATAACAATAGTACTGCAATATCAGTTTGAAAATTTAATAGTAAATGATACAGGCTTTTCTTTAACGGTAAGTTTTGACGGTGTTAAAGAAATAATTTACGTACCTTTTGATGCACTTATTAGCTTTGTTGATTCCAATAATAATTACAGTCTAACTTTTAATCAGTCGTTAAATATACAAGAAAATCACCAACATGAAGAGGAAATAAGTAATAATAAAAGTTATAAAACTTCATTATCTCCAAATCCAAATGTTATAATGTTAGATAAGTTTCGTAACTCTTCTAAACCTAAGCCTAGTTAA
- the ligA gene encoding NAD-dependent DNA ligase LigA: MQNIDLISEEEAKKLLEELADKIERYNHAYYIEDNTLVSDAEYDQIFNTHLKLEQKFPHLILENSPSKKVGAKIANKFAKVTHQAPMLSLSNVFDEEDVKDFVDRIKNFLRLDEFAPIFCEPKIDGLSFSAIYKNGLLTTGATRGDGYVGEDITANIKTIKNFPHKIDNAPEFLEVRGEIYIEKQDFLNLNKEQEEQGRDKFANPRNAAAGSLRQLDSSITAKRPLKYFVYSGGITEQNLASSQDQLLTKLKELGFNINEISKLASSEEEIFIFYEYLKTNRENLPYEIDGVVYKLNDFALQNRMGFITRSPRFATAHKFPAIIGQTKLLSITVQVSRTGTLTPVAELEPIEIGGVTVSRATLHNFQEIIRKDVRIGDYIFLQRAGDVIPQITGVDIGKRSNDTTAFYTPLFCPSCNFKLHYVPEDIIIRCDNGLNCPAQNYERIRHFVSKNAMDIEGLGRKQVEFLIDKGLINNPFDIFFLKEKNEASLTKLENMDGWGKKSVENLFKNIEKSKNVSLPRFIYALGIRHIGEQNAKLLAREFGSYNNFITQMELLSKNDPDIYQTLNDLEGIGDKILVDIIDFFDVKENIELIKKLGEILNIEDYKETREQSSLIGKIVVFTGSLPMISRAEAKAMAEKLGAKVAASVSSNTDLVIAGIDAGSKLKKAKELGIKIIDEEEWLMLIQNV, encoded by the coding sequence ATGCAAAATATTGATTTAATATCTGAAGAAGAAGCAAAAAAATTACTAGAAGAGTTAGCTGATAAAATAGAACGCTATAATCATGCTTATTATATAGAAGATAATACTTTAGTTTCAGATGCTGAATATGATCAGATATTTAATACCCATCTCAAGTTAGAACAAAAATTTCCTCATTTAATTTTAGAAAATAGTCCTAGCAAAAAAGTAGGGGCTAAAATAGCAAATAAATTTGCAAAAGTTACGCATCAAGCACCAATGCTATCTCTTAGTAATGTCTTTGATGAAGAAGACGTTAAAGATTTTGTAGATCGTATAAAAAACTTCTTACGTCTTGATGAGTTTGCTCCTATCTTTTGCGAGCCTAAAATAGACGGTTTGTCTTTTTCTGCTATTTATAAAAACGGGCTGCTTACAACGGGAGCTACAAGAGGTGATGGATATGTCGGTGAGGATATAACGGCAAATATTAAAACAATCAAAAATTTTCCTCATAAAATAGATAATGCTCCGGAGTTTTTAGAAGTACGAGGGGAAATTTATATTGAAAAACAAGATTTCTTAAACCTAAATAAAGAACAAGAAGAGCAGGGCAGAGATAAATTTGCTAACCCCCGTAATGCTGCTGCCGGATCACTTCGTCAGCTTGATTCTTCTATTACCGCTAAAAGACCGCTAAAATATTTTGTTTATTCAGGAGGGATAACTGAACAGAATCTCGCTTCTTCACAAGATCAATTACTTACAAAATTAAAAGAACTCGGCTTTAACATTAATGAAATATCTAAACTTGCGAGTTCTGAAGAAGAAATATTTATCTTTTATGAATATCTCAAAACAAATAGAGAAAATTTACCTTATGAAATTGATGGGGTAGTATATAAGCTAAATGATTTTGCACTACAAAATAGAATGGGCTTTATTACACGAAGTCCACGCTTTGCTACTGCTCATAAGTTTCCGGCTATAATAGGACAAACAAAGTTACTTTCTATTACTGTGCAGGTCAGTAGAACTGGCACGTTAACTCCTGTAGCCGAGCTTGAACCCATAGAAATAGGCGGGGTAACCGTTAGCAGAGCAACTTTGCATAATTTCCAAGAAATTATACGAAAAGATGTGCGTATTGGCGATTATATATTCTTGCAGCGGGCAGGTGACGTTATTCCTCAAATCACAGGAGTTGATATAGGAAAGCGTTCCAATGATACAACAGCATTTTATACTCCTTTATTTTGCCCGTCATGCAATTTTAAATTGCATTATGTTCCTGAAGATATTATTATACGCTGTGATAACGGTCTTAATTGTCCTGCTCAGAATTATGAGCGTATCCGTCATTTTGTCTCGAAAAATGCTATGGATATTGAAGGACTTGGACGTAAGCAAGTTGAGTTTTTAATAGATAAGGGATTAATTAACAATCCATTCGATATTTTCTTTTTAAAAGAAAAAAATGAAGCTAGTTTAACAAAACTTGAAAATATGGATGGGTGGGGTAAAAAATCAGTAGAAAATCTTTTTAAAAATATAGAAAAATCAAAGAACGTTAGCTTGCCAAGATTTATATATGCATTAGGTATAAGGCATATCGGTGAGCAAAACGCTAAATTGCTTGCTAGAGAGTTTGGCAGCTATAATAATTTTATAACTCAAATGGAATTGCTTAGCAAAAATGACCCTGATATCTATCAAACACTAAACGATTTAGAGGGGATCGGCGATAAGATTCTAGTAGATATTATTGATTTTTTTGATGTTAAAGAAAATATTGAGCTTATCAAAAAACTTGGTGAAATATTAAATATTGAAGATTATAAAGAGACTAGAGAACAAAGTAGTTTAATAGGCAAGATAGTAGTATTTACCGGTAGTTTACCGATGATATCTAGAGCGGAAGCTAAAGCAATGGCTGAAAAGCTTGGAGCTAAAGTTGCAGCTAGCGTATCATCTAACACGGATTTAGTAATAGCTGGTATTGATGCAGGTAGTAAACTTAAAAAAGCTAAAGAGCTGGGAATTAAAATTATTGATGAAGAAGAATGGCTTATGCTTATACAAAATGTTTAA
- a CDS encoding LpxI family protein translates to MLPNLGIIAGRGSLPYLIAGNYTKQGGSCYIAAIKDEADIDQIKNFEYKLFKIGMVGEAIKYFKEHNVKNIIFIGGINRPNFKNLAVDKIGGLLLFTIVGQKIRGDDSLLKTVADFFESYGFKVISSNEIYKNQQGDSNIITDTNPTSSDKNDIELGIKLLNHLSSFDIAQSVIVESAYILGIEAAEGTDNLITRCADLRKNPYGGVLVKIPKLGQDNRLDMPTIGPNTIKNLAQYNYKGVAIQKNNVIIVEEELTIKLANEYKIFITKC, encoded by the coding sequence ATGCTACCAAATCTTGGAATTATCGCCGGCAGAGGTTCATTACCTTACTTAATAGCAGGTAATTATACAAAGCAAGGCGGCAGTTGTTATATAGCGGCAATTAAAGACGAGGCCGATATAGATCAAATTAAAAATTTTGAATATAAGCTTTTTAAAATAGGCATGGTCGGAGAAGCTATTAAATATTTTAAGGAGCATAACGTAAAAAATATTATTTTTATCGGCGGAATTAATAGACCGAATTTTAAAAATTTAGCCGTAGATAAAATAGGCGGTTTATTGCTTTTCACAATAGTTGGACAAAAAATTCGAGGAGATGATAGTTTGCTAAAAACAGTAGCAGATTTTTTTGAAAGTTACGGTTTCAAGGTAATTTCAAGTAATGAAATATATAAAAATCAACAAGGTGACTCCAATATTATAACCGATACTAACCCTACAAGTTCAGATAAAAATGATATCGAGCTTGGAATAAAATTATTAAATCATCTAAGTTCATTCGACATTGCACAATCTGTTATAGTTGAAAGTGCCTACATACTTGGTATAGAGGCTGCCGAAGGAACGGATAATTTAATAACGAGATGTGCAGATTTGCGTAAAAATCCTTATGGAGGAGTATTAGTAAAAATACCGAAATTAGGTCAAGATAATAGGCTAGATATGCCGACGATCGGTCCTAATACTATAAAGAATCTTGCTCAATATAATTACAAAGGAGTAGCTATTCAGAAAAATAACGTAATTATAGTCGAAGAAGAATTAACTATAAAACTCGCTAATGAATATAAAATTTTTATAACAAAATGTTAG
- the fabD gene encoding ACP S-malonyltransferase, producing MKTAFIFPGQGSQLIGMGKDFYDNFKPAKETFQIVDEVLKRKLTDIIFNGPSEELTLTTNAQPALMAVSMAIINIIKAETGKSLDSLCDYAAGHSLGEYSALCSTESISLETAAKLLHIRSTSMQEACPEGEGSMAACINIPLQKLEEILEDINKINLCQIANDNIEGQIVISGKTTAIDHAISIIKDLGYKAIKLKVSAPFHCSLMKPAEDKMRVALDKAVINKPLIPVIQNYTAKPTLDPKEIKQNLILQICGRVRWHETLELFNTLDITHIVEIGAGSVLINMFRKINYPFKLSNISNLEELQNFLDNVSK from the coding sequence ATGAAAACAGCTTTTATCTTCCCCGGTCAAGGGTCGCAATTGATCGGCATGGGAAAAGATTTTTATGATAATTTTAAACCCGCCAAAGAAACTTTTCAAATCGTTGATGAAGTACTAAAACGAAAACTCACTGATATAATTTTTAATGGACCTTCTGAAGAATTGACCTTAACCACTAACGCACAACCGGCATTAATGGCAGTATCTATGGCAATAATAAATATTATCAAAGCTGAAACCGGTAAAAGTTTGGATAGTCTTTGCGATTATGCTGCCGGTCATTCGTTAGGTGAATATAGTGCTTTATGTAGCACCGAAAGTATTAGTCTTGAGACAGCAGCAAAACTACTTCATATACGTAGTACATCTATGCAGGAAGCATGTCCTGAAGGTGAGGGAAGCATGGCAGCTTGTATCAATATTCCACTTCAAAAACTTGAAGAAATATTAGAAGATATAAACAAAATAAATTTATGCCAAATTGCCAACGATAACATCGAAGGACAAATAGTTATTAGCGGCAAGACCACAGCTATAGATCATGCTATTAGTATAATTAAAGATTTAGGTTATAAAGCGATAAAGCTGAAAGTCAGTGCTCCATTTCATTGTAGCTTAATGAAGCCGGCAGAAGATAAAATGCGAGTAGCTCTTGATAAAGCTGTAATTAATAAGCCTCTGATACCGGTAATCCAAAATTATACCGCAAAACCTACTCTAGATCCTAAAGAAATCAAACAAAATTTAATTCTTCAGATATGCGGACGAGTTAGATGGCATGAAACTTTAGAACTATTTAATACCTTAGATATAACTCATATAGTAGAAATAGGTGCCGGAAGCGTACTAATAAATATGTTCCGAAAAATTAATTATCCATTCAAATTAAGTAATATAAGTAATTTAGAAGAACTACAGAATTTTTTAGATAACGTTAGCAAATAA
- the tgt gene encoding tRNA guanosine(34) transglycosylase Tgt → MSKFSFNIHHQHKKARSGIIATAHGEIRTPAFMPVGTRGTVKAMLPESVAETGADILLGNTYHLMLQPTAERIARPGGLHKFMNWDKPILTDSGGFQVMSLSKLRKITEEGVSFSSHINGDKYMLTPERSTEIQYLLGSTITMAFDECTPYPATFEEAKTSMQLTTRWANRSRKAFIKREGYAQFGIMQGSVYEELREQSAMDLVELDFEGYAIGGLAVGEGQELMFKVLDYAPDFLPQNKPRYLMGVGKPADIISAVSRGIDMFDCVIPTRSGRNGQAFTKYGTVNIRNSKYADDNEPLEHDCLCPACKNYSKAYIHHLVRIGEILGAMLMTWHNLTYFQNLMSRIREYIKLGKDFDFSS, encoded by the coding sequence GTGTCAAAATTTTCTTTTAATATTCATCATCAGCATAAAAAAGCTAGAAGCGGTATTATTGCAACTGCACACGGTGAGATTCGTACTCCCGCCTTTATGCCGGTCGGAACTAGAGGAACGGTTAAGGCAATGCTACCTGAATCGGTAGCCGAAACGGGGGCGGATATACTGCTTGGTAATACGTATCACTTAATGCTTCAGCCGACTGCCGAGCGTATAGCACGTCCTGGCGGTCTGCATAAATTCATGAATTGGGATAAGCCGATATTAACCGATTCCGGCGGTTTTCAGGTAATGTCGTTATCGAAGTTACGCAAGATAACCGAAGAGGGAGTAAGCTTTAGCTCTCATATTAACGGCGATAAATATATGTTAACTCCTGAGCGTTCTACTGAAATACAATATCTGCTCGGTAGCACGATCACTATGGCTTTTGATGAATGTACGCCTTACCCTGCAACCTTTGAAGAAGCTAAAACTTCTATGCAGCTTACGACTAGATGGGCGAATAGATCAAGAAAAGCTTTTATTAAGCGGGAAGGCTATGCACAATTCGGCATTATGCAAGGTAGTGTTTATGAAGAATTACGTGAGCAATCGGCTATGGATCTAGTAGAACTCGATTTTGAGGGCTATGCTATAGGTGGGCTTGCAGTGGGTGAGGGGCAGGAGCTTATGTTTAAAGTACTTGATTATGCTCCTGATTTTCTGCCGCAAAATAAGCCACGCTATTTAATGGGAGTTGGTAAGCCTGCTGATATTATCAGTGCGGTTAGTAGAGGTATAGATATGTTTGACTGCGTAATCCCGACACGCTCAGGTCGTAACGGTCAGGCTTTTACCAAATACGGCACGGTAAATATCCGCAATAGCAAATATGCCGATGATAACGAGCCGCTTGAACATGATTGCCTATGTCCTGCTTGTAAAAACTATAGTAAAGCTTATATACATCACTTAGTTAGAATCGGTGAAATACTTGGAGCAATGTTAATGACGTGGCATAATCTAACATATTTTCAAAACCTCATGAGCCGTATTAGAGAATATATTAAACTAGGTAAAGATTTTGATTTTAGTTCTTAA
- a CDS encoding type II toxin-antitoxin system Phd/YefM family antitoxin: MEAISYTKARNNFADIMERVCADHTSVVVTRQKQKPVVIMSLEDYNAMEETLYLLKSPKNAERLKRAINDFEANKNFKTMSL, translated from the coding sequence ATGGAAGCAATATCTTACACTAAAGCAAGAAATAATTTTGCAGATATTATGGAAAGAGTTTGTGCAGATCACACTTCAGTGGTTGTAACTAGACAAAAACAAAAACCGGTGGTTATTATGTCTCTTGAAGACTATAATGCTATGGAGGAAACTTTATATTTATTAAAAAGCCCTAAAAATGCTGAAAGACTAAAACGAGCAATTAATGATTTTGAAGCAAATAAAAACTTTAAAACAATGTCTTTATAA
- the coaE gene encoding dephospho-CoA kinase (Dephospho-CoA kinase (CoaE) performs the final step in coenzyme A biosynthesis.) has product MLAIGITGSYASGKTFILDYLAEKGYKTFCADRCIKELYQDIALQTQILKLLPELEYFNIGKISNLIYNNDLSREKLQNFIYPLLIDKLILFKKENVNSKFGFAEIPLLYEAKFDKYFDFVVTIYCSEEIRMQRAITRSSFDIEIYNKIKEIQLSQESKIAKADFAINSGVDMLDLEKQIAKLIKDLEVR; this is encoded by the coding sequence ATGTTAGCAATAGGTATTACCGGTAGCTATGCATCGGGCAAAACTTTTATTTTAGATTATTTAGCAGAAAAAGGATATAAAACTTTTTGTGCCGATAGATGCATAAAAGAATTATATCAAGATATAGCTTTGCAAACTCAAATCTTAAAATTACTACCTGAGCTTGAGTATTTCAATATTGGAAAAATCAGTAATTTAATTTACAATAACGACCTATCTAGAGAGAAATTACAAAATTTTATTTACCCATTACTAATAGATAAACTCATTTTATTTAAAAAAGAAAACGTTAATTCCAAATTTGGTTTTGCTGAAATACCTCTGCTTTATGAAGCTAAATTTGATAAATATTTTGATTTTGTCGTAACAATATACTGCTCTGAAGAAATAAGAATGCAAAGAGCGATAACGAGATCTTCGTTTGATATAGAAATTTATAATAAAATCAAAGAAATTCAACTATCACAAGAGAGCAAAATAGCAAAAGCAGATTTTGCTATAAATAGCGGCGTTGATATGTTAGACTTGGAAAAACAAATAGCGAAGCTAATAAAGGATTTGGAAGTAAGATAA